A genomic window from Oryctolagus cuniculus chromosome 12, mOryCun1.1, whole genome shotgun sequence includes:
- the LOC138844725 gene encoding uncharacterized protein has protein sequence MVPCSVNCCCHYHHHQYCHQHHFHHHHHANTTTIIIFVTTTSNVIVTSIIFIIITLITSPTTVIITNIIIITTPTAVSITNIIIVTTPTTVIITNIIITTTTVIITNISIITTTTTVFITSIIIITTVSIITAATEKSENFSGPPG, from the coding sequence ATGGTGCCTTGCAGTGTTAACTGTTGCTgtcattaccaccaccaccaatattGCCATCAACATCAttttcatcatcatcaccatgcCAACACAACCACCATCATCATCTTCGTTACCACTACTTCCAACGTTATCGTCACCAGCATCATCTTCATTATCATCACCCTCATCACCTCCCCCACCACCGTCATTATcaccaacatcatcatcatcaccacccccACCGCCGTCAGTATCACCAACATCATCATCGTTACCACCCCCACCACTGTCATTATCACcaacatcatcatcaccaccaccaccgtcaTTATCACCAACATcagcatcatcaccaccaccaccactgtcttTATCAccagcatcatcatcatcaccaccgtCAGCATCATTACTGCTGCCACAGAGAAGTCTGAAAATTTCTCTGGGCCTCCAGGATAG